One part of the Georgfuchsia toluolica genome encodes these proteins:
- a CDS encoding zonular occludens toxin domain-containing protein — MIEVITGVPGTGKTALVVERLLAEQGKRPIFCMGIRELKIPHQPVPPVSEWTEMRPTPEDPTLIMPFFTFPVGSLIVIDEAQNVYRPRANSAKVPDHVAANETHRHTGVDFILLTQSVKLIDSNIKAFVSKHTHISQRVVGRYKYVWPEMGDPESKTSRDLAARSRYMPNKKVFGLYKSAEAHTKIHVSRPWYVYALPICLAIVAFLGWHIYGRIQQANQHNNIASKLDRSSGGAVTAAPTQHLSLKDYLKEREPRLQDHPETAPVYDDVNKVAVAPLPAVCYSVRDGSTERCYCRTQQGTRYGASDDFCHEVVRNGWFNPYQQEPVQSPLQAPVKDSSRPDAYGLLLDGEAFPREHSVRTVDASVLATR, encoded by the coding sequence ATGATTGAGGTGATAACAGGTGTTCCAGGTACTGGAAAGACTGCTCTTGTTGTAGAGCGTTTATTGGCAGAGCAGGGCAAGCGTCCAATATTCTGTATGGGTATTCGTGAATTAAAAATACCGCATCAGCCAGTTCCTCCGGTTTCGGAATGGACTGAAATGCGTCCTACTCCTGAAGACCCAACACTCATAATGCCGTTTTTTACTTTTCCGGTTGGCTCGCTGATTGTCATAGACGAAGCGCAGAACGTTTATCGTCCGCGTGCCAATAGTGCAAAGGTACCGGATCATGTTGCGGCGAATGAAACGCATCGCCATACGGGTGTTGATTTCATTCTTCTAACTCAGTCTGTGAAGTTGATTGACTCTAATATTAAAGCGTTCGTTTCAAAGCATACGCATATTAGTCAGAGGGTAGTTGGGCGTTATAAATACGTCTGGCCTGAAATGGGGGACCCTGAAAGTAAGACTTCGCGTGATTTAGCTGCCAGATCGCGTTATATGCCAAATAAGAAAGTGTTTGGCCTATATAAATCGGCTGAGGCTCATACGAAAATACATGTTAGTCGGCCTTGGTATGTCTATGCTTTGCCTATTTGTTTGGCTATAGTTGCATTTCTCGGATGGCATATCTACGGGCGCATCCAGCAAGCTAATCAGCATAACAATATTGCTTCAAAGCTTGATCGTTCGAGTGGTGGTGCTGTCACTGCTGCGCCTACTCAGCATCTTTCTCTTAAAGACTATCTGAAAGAGCGTGAGCCACGTCTGCAGGATCATCCTGAGACTGCGCCTGTCTATGATGATGTCAATAAGGTTGCGGTTGCTCCTTTACCTGCCGTCTGCTACTCGGTGCGTGATGGTTCCACTGAGCGTTGTTACTGTCGCACTCAGCAAGGCACTCGCTATGGCGCTTCTGATGATTTTTGCCATGAGGTCGTCAGGAATGGTTGGTTTAATCCTTATCAACAGGAACCTGTGCAGTCTCCTCTTCAAGCGCCTGTAAAAGATTCTTCAAGGCCTGACGCTTATGGTCTGTTGCTCGATGGTGAGGCTTTTCCTCGTGAGCATTCCGTCAGGACTGTTGATGCCTCTGTACTGGCTACTCGGTAG
- a CDS encoding DUF2523 domain-containing protein codes for MSDVGTFLIAIAVPIVKRVLIALGIGLITYGTYSVAVDQVRSAVLTQWGSLGSATAAILSLGGVGESLGIILGALASRAALMAAARFGKLAS; via the coding sequence ATGAGTGATGTAGGGACATTTTTAATCGCAATAGCGGTTCCTATAGTTAAGCGTGTTTTGATTGCGCTTGGCATCGGGCTTATCACCTATGGAACATATTCTGTTGCTGTGGATCAGGTGCGCAGTGCTGTATTGACTCAATGGGGCAGTCTTGGCAGTGCGACTGCGGCCATCCTCAGTCTTGGTGGGGTAGGGGAGAGTCTCGGCATCATTCTCGGTGCATTGGCATCAAGAGCGGCGTTAATGGCGGCGGCACGTTTCGGGAAGTTGGCATCATGA
- a CDS encoding rolling circle replication-associated protein — MTYKRYAESAACGGLISLRTKKDRQVLSDEQKAQESFLASVRRSKKAVRFGVKAIGADHLLTLTYRSPEGQEMSDFERLKADWKEFCRLVRKGLPACGDLPARAGLNEWRFVAIPEFQDNGAYHLHVAIVGRQDINFLRRCWYKALGASQDAKGADTPGQVDVKGPSKRWGSRTQNWKPSNLSSYMVKYLHKTFEHTVHAKGSKRYWAGRTNEKPEVVKYWLKAQEYVDAVIETHMLFRHEVMESEGKMWASSGYDAIWFSG, encoded by the coding sequence TTGACCTACAAGCGTTATGCCGAAAGTGCGGCCTGTGGCGGTTTAATCAGTCTCAGGACGAAAAAAGATAGGCAGGTGTTGTCTGATGAGCAAAAGGCTCAAGAGTCGTTTTTGGCGTCTGTAAGGCGCTCTAAAAAGGCCGTCCGCTTTGGTGTTAAGGCCATCGGTGCCGATCACCTGCTGACCTTGACATACCGATCGCCGGAAGGGCAGGAAATGAGTGATTTCGAACGGCTCAAGGCTGATTGGAAGGAATTCTGCCGACTTGTTAGAAAGGGGCTTCCAGCGTGTGGTGATTTACCGGCACGAGCTGGATTGAACGAATGGCGCTTTGTGGCTATTCCTGAGTTTCAGGACAATGGCGCTTATCACCTGCATGTGGCTATTGTTGGTCGTCAAGACATTAATTTCCTGCGGCGCTGTTGGTATAAGGCGCTCGGGGCTTCCCAGGATGCGAAGGGGGCAGATACACCTGGGCAGGTTGATGTCAAAGGGCCATCCAAGCGATGGGGCAGTCGCACACAGAACTGGAAGCCTTCGAATCTATCCAGCTACATGGTCAAGTATCTGCATAAGACCTTTGAACATACAGTCCATGCAAAAGGCTCTAAGCGCTATTGGGCGGGTCGAACCAATGAAAAGCCTGAGGTAGTCAAGTACTGGCTTAAAGCACAGGAATATGTTGATGCCGTCATCGAGACTCACATGCTTTTCCGGCATGAGGTCATGGAATCGGAAGGGAAGATGTGGGCATCGAGTGGTTACGATGCAATTTGGTTTTCTGGCTGA